From SAR202 cluster bacterium:
CGAAGCTGCCCTGGCCCCCGCCTGCCGATTGATGGATGGCCGCGGCACGGAAGTCCACCTGCTGCAGGTCATCGAAGACTCCCGTCCCCTCGTCTCCTCCACCCGCTCCTGGGAGCCCCCCGGTAGAGACCCCATCATCTTCCGAAGCAACTTCGGCGATATGGAATCTGCCCCTACCTATCGCGTCCAGGACCCCGAGCTTAATCGCCAGGTCGATGAGCGGCTTGACCAGGAAGCCCAAGAATACCTTGGCGGAGTCTGCGCCAAGCTAAACAGCGACAACGTTATAACTAAGGTCATCCGCTCAGACAAGGTTGAGGACGCCATCAAGGACTACGCCACCGAACAGGGCTTCGACTTCATCTTTATGGCCACCCACGCCCGCACCGGCCTTCCAGGC
This genomic window contains:
- a CDS encoding universal stress protein, with the translated sequence MKILITLDGTQFAEAALAPACRLMDGRGTEVHLLQVIEDSRPLVSSTRSWEPPGRDPIIFRSNFGDMESAPTYRVQDPELNRQVDERLDQEAQEYLGGVCAKLNSDNVITKVIRSDKVEDAIKDYATEQGFDFIFMATHARTGLPGLFIGRVASDLLRNLDIPLVLVRPRDK